The proteins below are encoded in one region of Garra rufa chromosome 12, GarRuf1.0, whole genome shotgun sequence:
- the gmppab gene encoding mannose-1-phosphate guanylyltransferase regulatory subunit alpha-B translates to MLKAIILIGGPQKGTRFRPLSFDVAKPLFPVAGVPMLQHHIEACAQVPDMKEIILIGFYQPNDELNRFISSAQQEFKIQIRYLQEFAALGTGGGIYHFRDQILSGGTAAFFLMNADVCSEFPLQEMLRFHCQHGENHCGVLLGTTANRTQSLNYGCIVENHETNEVLHFVEKPSTFVSDIISCGIYLFTPDIFGHIGKVFQRKQQERIQEELTNGKQMPEVIRLEQDIFTTLAGQEKLFVYKKQHFWSQIKSAGSAIYASRLYLKQYHQTHPERLTTNQDGAPKIIGDVYIHPTANIDPSAVLGPNVSIGKGVTIGGGVRVRESIILHGAVLQDHCCVLNSIVGWDSTVGKWARVEGTPSDPNPNDPYAKMDSETLFRDGSLTPSITILGCNVNIPSEVIIRNSIVLPHKDLNRSFQNQIIL, encoded by the exons ATGTTAAAAGCGATTATCCTAATCGGGGGCCCTCAAAAAG GTACCAGGTTCCGCCCCCTGTCATTCGATGTGGCCAAACCTCTGTTCCCTGTGGCAGGGGTTCCCATGCTGCAGCATCACATAGAAGCCTGTGCTCAA GTTCCTGATATGAAGGAGATCATACTAATAGGTTTTTATCAGCCCAATGATGAGCTAAACCGCTTCATTTCTTCTGCTCAGCAGGAGTTTAAAATCCAAATAAG GTACCTGCAGGAGTTTGCTGCCCTAGGTACAGGTGGTGGGATCTATCACTTTCGTGACCAGATCCTGTCTGGGGGTACGGCTGCATTTTTCCTCATGAATGCTGATGTATGCTCCGAGTTCCCTTTGCAGGAAATGCTCCGGTTCCACTGTCAACATGGCGAGAATCATTGTGGAGTCTTACTGGGCACTACA GCCAATAGAACACAATCTCTAAACTACGGCTGCATTGTGGAAAACCATGAAACAAATGAG GTGCTCCATTTTGTGGAGAAACCCAGTACTTTTGTAAGTGACATTATCAGCTGTGGCATCTATTTGTTCACACCGGATATTTTTGGCCATATTGGGAAGGTTTTCCAAAGGAAACAGCAAGAGAGGATCCA GGAAGAGCTCACTAATGGCAAGCAGATGCCAGAGGTGATTCGGCTAGAACAGGACATCTTTACAACCCTAGCAGGACAGGAAAAACTCTTTGTCTacaaaaaacagcatttctggAGTCAAATAAAGTCTGCAGG GTCAGCAATATACGCTAGTCGTTTGTACCTCAAGCAGTATCATCAGACACATCCTGAGCGACTGACCACAAACCAAGACGGAGCCCCTAAAATAATAG GGGATGTTTATATCCACCCTACTGCAAACATTGATCCCTCTGCTGTG TTGGGTCCTAATGTTTCCATTGGCAAAGGGGTGACAATAGGAGGAGGCGTAAGAGTGAGGGAGTCCATCATTTTACATGGAGCTGTGTTACAG GATCACTGTTGTGTGTTGAACAGTATTGTTGGGTGGGACAGTACAGTGGGGAAATGGGCAAGAGTAGAAGGAACTCCAAGTGACCCCAATCCCAACGACCCATATGCCAAGATGGACAGCGAGACTCTGTTCAGAGATGGAAGTCTAACCCCATCCATCACCATCCTTG GCTGCAATGTGAATATTCCATCAGAGGTCATCATTCGAAACTCCATCGTCTTGCCTCATAAAGATCTCAACAGGAGCTTCCAAAACCAGATTATCCTATAG